The genome window ATTTAAACGACTTCCCAAAATTAAAGCAATTCCTTGAAGAAAAGTGGAACAAAACACTGGTTGATGATCTGGTTCTTCCTGATAGAACTTCACACATTACGAACTCCTCTTTTACTGAAACTGATCTCAAATCTATATTTCCTAACCTGAAACCCGATCAAATTTCTCTTGATAATGAAGACCGCCTGCGATATGCCTTTGGAAAAAGCTACCACGATATTATTCGCATACTCACTGCTGATGAAGTAAGAGCGCCTGATTTTGTTCTTTTCCCCGAATCGCAGGATGATGTTGTTCATATCCTTCAACAAGCCGGAAAGCATCAAATAAAAATTATAACATTCAGTGGCGGAAGCAATGTTACAGGGGCTGTTGATATCGACAATAAAGAGGGCCTGACATGTTCATTAAACATGCAACGAATGAATCGGCTGGTTGATATTGATACCACCTCTTTTACAGCCACTTTTGAAGCAGGCATTTATGGCCCCCAGCTTGAGAAAATCCTCAACGAACAAGGATTCACTTTAGGCCATTTCCCCCAATCCTTTGAATTTTCAACGCTTGGCGGCTGGCTGGCAACCAGGTCTGCGGGACAGGAATCCGGCCTCTACGGCAAGATTGAAGATATGGTGCTCGGCATAACAGCCGTCACACCACAGGGCACATTTGAACATGCCGACTATCCAAAACATGCCTGCGGTATAGATATTTACCCGCTGTTTATAGGTTCAGAAGGAACGCTTGGGGTGATCGTTCAGGCCAAAATGCGTATTCACCACAAACCACAAAAATATAGGTGGGTAGTTGCCCTTTTTAAAGACTTTGAATCAGGGGCAACGGCTTTGCGAACCATGATTCAATCAGGTATCCACCCGGCTTTAGCAAGATTATCTGATCCGGAAGAAACAAAAATGCTTTCCTTATTCAGTCAAACAAAAAAAAACTTTCCTAAACCCTGGAGGTTTAGGAAAGTTCTAAATCGATGGATGAAATCTTATTTGTTATCAAAGGGATTCCAAAAACCCTGTATTTTGATGATGCGGTTTGCCGTTAAAAATGAGAGTGATTTCGCTGCAACCAAAATAGCTGCTCAAATTGCAAAAGCGCATCAGGCAAAGCTGCTGCCCGCCTCGGTTTCAGGCAGTTGGGAGAAAACCCGTTTTGACCTGCCCTATTTACGCGATACACTTATTGAACATCGTATTTTAATAGATACGTTTGAGACCGTAACATATTGGAAGGATCTGTTATCCCTTTACCATCATGTTAAAAATACGCTTGATAAGGAAAGTGATTATTTTGAAAAAGGGGGGCTTCTGCTTTGCCATATCTCACATATTTATGATACAGGGGCTTCGTTATATTTTACAATGATGGCTCCGCAGGAAAAAGACAATGAACTCAACCAATGGTCAGGGCTAAAAGAGATTGTTTCAAATGCGATTACAGGCCATGGAGGTGCGATCAGCCACCATCACGGGATCGGCAGGGATCATCGTGTTTGGTACCTGGAGAAATTGAGCACAGAAGAACGAAAGCTTTTACAGGCAATAAAGCAGCATCTTGACCCGAATTGCATTTTAAATCCGGGGAAATTGTTTGATAAGGAAAATAGAAAATAATTTGGCAGATTATTCGTACCCCCCTCTCCTACCCTTAAAACCATCAGTGTGGGAGCACGATGAGCAGCCAACAATTTAATAATTTAACCATTTAACCACTATACCATTTTCAACCATGAAACCACCATCAAAATTCCCAAAACTAATCATGTTAATTATGCAAATCAAGATTCACCCCGTTAGATATTTATTATCAAACTGGTTAATGAAAATTAAATATCATATGGTCATTTATTTAGTGACAATTTTAATATTAGCTTTATCTAATGGGGTTAAGACAACTGCCCAATCCCTCAACTACCGCCTCACCGCCTTCTCCCCCAAAGAATACTCCGCACATTTCCAGATCTTCTGCCTCACCGCTGACACCGCAGGGAGGATATTTGCAGGAACCGCTTTAGAAATCCTCTCTTATGACGGCAATGCTTTCCAAAAGCACTTTGTGAAAGCGGGGATGTATATTATGTCTATGGACATAGACCCGGCAGGCAGGATATGGCTTGGCGGACAGGGAGATTTTGGGTACATGGGAATAAGTAGGCAGTTGGCAGTCCCGATAAATCGAGATATCCGCTACGCTCCGATAGGCAGTAGGCAAAAGAGCAGTCCCGACAAATCGGGATCTCCTCTGCGCTCCGATCAGCAACTGGCAGAGAGTGAAAGTGTTAAGTTGCAGTTCTATTCATTATTGCACCTGCTGCCTGATTCGCTCAGGGACTTTAACGTCATCTGGAATACCCATGTCTATAACGGCAAAGTGTATTTCAACGGCTACAAATATTTATTCGTTTATGACCCACAGACAGGTGTGCTCCGTACAATTTTTCCACAGAAAAGATTTTATCGTTCTCATAACCTCAAAGACCGGCTCATCATTAAGGACTCAAGGCATGGGCTTTATGAGGTGGGCGCGGACGACAGCCTGCGCCTTATTGACGGCAGCGGCTTTTTTAAGGATAAAGGCGTGATGGCTGTTATAAATACTTCCGAAATCTCAAAGATTTCGGAAGTTTATGATCAATACATCATCGTCACCAGGCGCTCAGGCATCTATCGGCTGACAGGCGGTGAGGTAACGCTCTTCACCACCCCCCGCTGGCAGGAGGCACTAAGCAAGGCGCAAGCATACTGTGCCATACCACTGAACCAGCTCAATTCGGTATCAGCAGAGAGCAGCGAAGGACCTGTCCTGTGGAATTCGAAAAGCAAAGATTCCACCGTGCTGCTTGCGGTTGGAACTTTGTTATCCGGAATATGGCTCTTTTCCCCGGATGGCGGGCTCATAAAGGTGATTGACCGGCAAAGCGGCATGCCGGATAACTACGTCTGGTACCTGCATGAGGACCGGTACGGCAGCCTGTGGGCAGGTACCAACAACGGGCTTACCCTCATCCATACCCACAGCCCGCAGGAACTGGAGCCGGAAGGGGAAAAATATGCAGGCAGTATACAGGATGTGGTGGTAAGGACCGGCAAAGGAGCACAGGAGGAAGTGCTGCTCGCAACCATGCAGGGTGTTTACCGTTACCTTCCCGACACGGCATTGGACGAAAACGGATTGCTGAAGATGGGATACGGTTTCGTGCGCATCAGCGGCACCGAAGAGCAGTGCATGGACCTTCATATGACAACCCAGGGCTCCGGCAGCCATGGTGGGAGGAAAGCAAACCGGGTGTTGGTTGCAGCAGCAAATAAAGGGCTGCTGGAGCTGCGAAGGAAAGAAACGCCTGAAGGCATAACATGGAAAGTGGCAGAGCTGAGCAGCTACCATTGCTATACCATCACCGGCATGGAGCAGGTGACCGGCAAGAAGTTGGTAGCTTTTGGCGGCAGGGATGGGGTGGTAGTGTATGACCTTACCGCAAATGCGGTACTCCTGCATACCAAAGACCTGCCCGAAGAGGTGTTCTCCCTTGCCTGCGAGCCACGAGCTATCAATGATTCCCTCACGCTGTGGGCAGCGCTGCCCACAAGGGGCCTGCTGCAGCTCCGTATGGACACGATCTTCACCAGCTGCAGCCTCACCTTATATGACACAAGCCACGGGCTACCGGAGGGAGAAATATTGTGCTTTCAATACGGGGGTGAGGTTAAGTTTGGGACGGATAGGGGGCTGTATCAGGTCAAAAGGCAAAAGGCAAAAAGCAAAAGTGGGGAGGTGAGGTTCTCCCCCGACTCCACCTTCGGCTCTATGTTTGCAGACGGGTCAAGGGAGGTCTTCCGGCTGGTGGAAGGATATGACGGGGAGGCGTGGTTGTATTCAGATAAGCTCTACCATCTCATCCCCACCTCAAACGGCTACCGCACAGACAGCCTCCCCTTCCTGCTGCTGGAAATAGGTGATATACGCGCTATTTATCCAGAGCAAAACTCTCCTCCTCTTAAAGGAGGGGTTGGGGGGGGGCGGTGTAGTCTGGATAGGTGGAGACCATGGTCTGGTGCGCCATGACCCTGCTTATCAGAAAGACTACCGACAAAAGTATTATACGCTCATCACGGAGGCGGCAATCACCGTGCCTGCACTTAAAGAAGGAGAAAAGGCAAGAGACAGCGTGCTTTTTGCGGGCTTTTATCCTCCGGGGAGCATGGGCCAGCCGGAAGCGTGGGTGCCGATGCTAACGTATGAGATGAACAGCATAAGCTTCAGCTTTGCAGCGCCCTTTTACGAGCGCAGCAATGCGCTGCAGTACAGCTACCTGCTGATGGGCTTTGACAAAAACTGGAGCGCGTGGAGCAAAAAAACAAACAAAGAGTACACCAACCTGCCGCCCGGCAAATACACCTACTACGTCAAAGCAAAGAACATCTATCACCACGAAAGCGAGGTGGGGGAGTACCGCTTTCGTATCCTGCCGCCCTGGTGGTTAACGTGGTGGTTTTATGCGCTGCAGGGAGGGGTGCTTATCGGCTTATTCTGCATCATACTAATACTGCGCGGCACAGGAGAAAAACGCCAGAAGCTCATAAAAGTGCTTGCTTACATGTTCATCTTCCTGGTGCTGGAATACGCGCAAAACTACACCGAGGAAGCGCTTGCCTCATATATCACCGGCATCGTGCTCCTGAAGATCGTGCTCAACGTGGTCATCGGGGCGCTGCTTATCCCGTTTGAGGGCTTCGTCCTGCGCATCGCCCGTGCCACCGCAAAGCTAAAAACAAAAACACAACGAGGCTTTGGCGTAAAAATGCTCACAAAGCGTGTGGAGAATACGATTGTGAAGAAGGCGAGGAAGGAAAATACTTATGAGATTGCGAAGAACATGCTGGGTCAGAATATAGATATGAAGGTAATAGCACAGGTAACCAGGTTGAGCCTGGCGAAAGTGAATGGATTGATGTAGAATTTAGAGCAGAATTGTGTTTTCTCAGGTATAGCCGGCTGTTGCCTATGGCGGTATTATCTTCTATCAGCGCCATGCCCCAGCCATTTGCGCTAACTGGATTAAAAAATAAGATTACAGTCAGTAATAATAATCAACCAACTCCCTCTTCATCTTTTATGAAAACTCTTCATATAATTACCCTTTTCAGTCTGTATCACCAGAAAATACATACTCTTTTTCAGTTTACTAATATCAACAGTTTGTACGTTTTTGGGATGCAGCATGGAGGGGATCTCAATTAACTTTCTGCCTACAATATCCACTACAATGATCATCGTATGGGCATCAATCTCAAGTAACTCAGGATAGTTCAGCTTGATTTCTAATTGATTGGTTGCAGGATTGGGATAAAGATCAAAGGAATTACCGGGTAATTTTCTTTTGCTTACAATTCCAACCACGCTGCTGTCATAGAGCATCAGATCAGCAACCAAATCACCATTCACATCAATGATGGAAAGTTGTACCGAATCATTTCCATAAACATCTATCCTGCCGTAGGCATCGTTAAAATTAAAGTTACCAAGGCCTTGTCCACCGGCATTCCAGACATTGAAATTCTGGTTGACTTCTGGTACAAGCGAGTCGGCATTAGCCATAAAATATGCTACGTATGAATTTGGTTTAGCGAGATTACCTGCCATAATTTCAGGAAACCCGGCATTGGTGCCGTCATCAATTGCCGAGGTATGCGAATCACTGGAGAGCCAGATCACATTGCGAATATTATTCTGCTTACAGTAATTGAGCAAAGTGTCCTGATCGGCAGGAAATCCTGACCAGGTGTCTACAATGCCCCCCAGGGCTGATCTTACGGTACCCATGCCGAATAAATCAACAGCTTGTATGGATGAATCGCCAGACATGGCATTTATTACGTCACGGTAACCTTTATTAAAAGCAACACCGGTGATCACAAATTTCCATTTTGCTGTTGAATTTTTTAAGCCGTTCATCAGCCATTGTAATTGCTGCTGTCCGAGTATGGAATGCCCCGGAGGTGTGATAAAGAAATAGGCGGTGTCCTGCCATACCAATGCATCAAGATTAGGAGACCTTGCCGAACGGTTATCACACATAAAGACCTCAACATTGCCATAACGAAAGCTGTGATAGATTCCTTCAGCAGTATCGGGAAGTGTATAATGCGGAAAAAAACGGTAATAAGCATCAATGCTGTTCCTCCTGGTTGAAGCAGGGAAACTCAGTTCCCTGAAAGGCATTATTGAATCATAATAAGATGAAGAGGTACGTGAAGTGTTATCGTTCACATAATCGTGGTCATCGTAAATATAATCAATCGCCACCTGGCTCATCAGGTTTTTTACCTGTGCTCCGCTGTAACGGGCACGATAGGTCTCAATAATTTTTTGAGGATCTGCGGCAAAAAAACTGCTGTCAAAAGGCATATTATCGGTACTATCGGGATAGCCCCAATCTCCGCATTGAAGAAAAAAGCGGGGCTTATCCAATAGTATCTGATCAAAAATAGGGTCATTGGTAGGTGGAACGGTGTTAAACCCCTGGCAGGAGCCGAATGCAAAGTGGAAGTTACTGACCGTACCGGGCAGCGGAAAGGTCATAAACGATCCATTGCTTGAATCCGAACCTGCGATCACTGCTTTGTAAAAGTATTTGGTGTTTGTTTGTAATGCTGTCAGGTCAATAATGCCTGAAGAATCATCTGCAGCATTGGTTGCACCGCTGAAAGTAGCCGGACCGGAAAACAGCGAGTCGGTAGACAGAACAATATCTATGGCGGTGGCTGTTGAAGTACGAACGTATACACGTGCAGCGTTTTCTGTAACGGCACCTATGATCGGGCCATGGGTTATCGTTTGAGCATTTGCAATGCTCACCATGGCAGCTAATAACGATAATAATAATGGATGTTTTAACATAATTGATATGGGTTAAGGGTTAAAGGTTAAAGGTTAAAGGTTAAAAGGTTAAATGTTAAATGTTTTGAAAATTAAATAACTCTGGTTATTTCTTCATCACGCATATCATGCCCAACAACAATTGTCGTTTTCCCGTTTTTATTTTTAATTGTTATATCCCAGGATTGCATTGTTTTAGCGCCGATAATAAATTCCGTGCTAAGATCAGGTGAGACATAAGCGCTCGTTTCTATCATTTTATTGCCAATCTTTATTACCAGATTAATAATAGCAGTAATTTCTATTTTACCTTTTTTATCAGCAGTACCAAATTCGCGCTTGGTTTTATAAATAGATAATTTTGTACCTTTTGGCAATATATCTTTTTGGAGAATAGTATAAAAAGAACCAGAATCAAAAAGAGCATTTGCTTCTCCTTTTTTCTCCTCAGGAGTCATAAATTTAATATTTAAAATAGGATTACTCATTATTGAAAATAAAAAATTTGCAGCACGAAATTTATTTCGTGGAATAATATAAAAATCAGCAATATAAATATCGCGCTACAGGCTAGACGAAATTAATGATAATTATTACAAATTTTATTACTTTTCATTGAAGCAACACGCAAATATAACTAATTTTACATTTATAACAAAATAGTAATGAAAAAAGTCACCTTTATCCTGCATGGCAGATTAAGAAAAAAAGAGCTGTTAAAAAATAAGATCAATCAACGATTATCAGGGCAATTTGAACTACAATATTTCCAAACCGGTGCATCAGGGGATGGAATTCATTTGGCTAAATTAGCCGTTGAAGGGCAAACGGACTACCTGATCTCTGTGGGTGGGGATGGGATGCTTAATGAAGTTGTAAACGGTTATATGAATTGTACCGCAACATTTATGTTGCAATCACAAGGCGTTACAAATCCTGCGCTTGGTTTATTGCCATACGGCACCGGCAATGATTTTTCCAAAACGATAGGTATGCGAAAAGATATCGAACAGCTTGCCCGTCTCATTGAAAATGATCAAATCCAACCGGTAGATATCGGTGAAGTTCAATATAGATCTCATGAAGGCGAAACCAAAACAAGATATTTTATCAATATAACTGACCTGGGAATTGGAGGGCAGGTGGTGAAAATGGTAAATCAAAGCAGCAAATTTTTAGGACCCAATCTAACTTATAAAAAAGCGATCATTTGTTCGTTTTTTACCTATAAACACAAAAAAGTTAGTTTAACGAGCGATTCTTTTCAATGGGAAGGCCCTATACTGAGTTTGTGCATGGCAAACGGACGCTATTTTGGCAGCGGTATCTGCATTGCCCCCCAGGCAGATGTTTCTGACGGTAAGATCCAGCTTGTTATCATGGGAAATCTTAGTCTTATAGATTATCTCAAAAACATGCCAAAGATCAAAAAGGGTGAAATATTGGAACATCCGGAGGTGCATTATGAACAGGTGCATACCTGCCGTATTGTACCGCTTGAAGGAGAATGTCCTGTTGATATGGATGGAGAATTTATCGGTTATGCGCCTATTGAGCTTCGGATACATAAACATGCTTTGAAATTTCTCAGGGAATAAAAATTGCATGGCTCAAGATTCAGAGTTTAAAGGTTGAAAGTGTTTTAAAATATTAAAAACAATGAAATTCCGATATCACCCGTAAGTGTAACATTTAATTAATAACTATGATCAGAGCAATTTTCATTTTTTTTTACCATTTTGTCATTATTATGACATCATAGATCAGAAGTATAGTGTATTTTGCATAAAAAAATTAAAATTATGGAACAACAAAAAAATTTGTCTGGGCAGGCAGGAGCTTCTGCGCAGACAGAACCAAACTCGCTTAAATGGGCCTTAAAAATAGCTGCTTCAGCCAGTTTGGCCGGAATGATCTGTTGTGTTGCCCCTGCAGTGCTTTTTATGTTTGGCCTGATGGGTGGCATATATGCAATTTCTTTTGCTAACTTTTTCTATGCTGATGATGGCGGAGCTGGCTTGGGAGCATGGATATTGAGGGGGATAGCAGTTGTTATTGGTATTGCCGGTGTATATTTTTACAGACGTAAGCAAAACCAATGCTCCGTTGATCCTAAGAGGAAACGTAAAAACCTGGTATTGGTAAGTGTACTCATACTAATATTAGGAGTTGCATTTTTCTTATCTTTGGAAAAATTGACGTCCTGGTATTTTGGCGAAAAAATTGTACCTCAGCAACAAAAGGAATATCAATTAAAATCGGATTAAATGCCTTTGCAAAAGATCATTGTAATTATACCGGCATTTAACGAAGCCAAAGCTATTCAAAAAGTTATTAAAGATATTCCCGAAAACCTGGTTTCAGAAGTAATAGTAGTCAATAATAACTCCACAGATAAAACGGCTCTTAATGCCCGCAATGCAGGCGCAATTGTGCTCAATGAGCTTAGAAAAGGATATGGCTATGCTTGTTTAAAAGGGATAGAATATGTCAGGCAAAAACCTGCTGGAAATCATCCGGATATCCTCGTATTTTTAGATGCTGATTATTCGGATTATCCCCGGGAAATGACCCGGCTTGTGTTACCCATTTTGGAAGAAGATTATGACATGGTAATAGGATCCAGGATGACAGGAAAAAGAGAAAAGGGATCAATGCTGCCGCAAGCAATTTTCGGAAACTGGCTGGCAACAAAACTGCTACGCTGGTTATATGGCGTAAGTTTTACAGACCTTGGACCTTTCAGGGCTGTAAAATTTGACAAATTACTTGACCTGGATATGCAGGATAAAACATTTGGCTGGACTGTAGAGATGCAGGTGAAAGCAGCTAAAAAAAAACTAAAATGTTGTGAAATACCCGTGAGCTACAGAAAAAGAATTGGTGTCTCTAAAATTACAGGTACTGTGATGGGTAGCATAAAGGCAGGATTAAAGATTTTGTGGACTATCTTCAGATATTTATAAAATTTAGTTTTAATTTTAGTTCATTTTAGGCATTTCTCATTTTTATTGTGGGTTAAATCATAAATCGTAAATGATAAAGAGGGTCATTCTAATTATATTAGACAGCTTGGGTATCGGTGCACTACCCGATGCTGATAAATATGGGGATGTTGGAAGCAATACCCTTGGCAATATTGCCACAAGCATAAACAATTTTTCCTTACCAAATCTTATAAAACTGGGTCTTGGGAATATCAATGAAAACATCAATGTGGGATTGGCAACCCGGCCTACTGCCTGCTTTGGCAGCGCCATGGAGCGATCACCCGGTAAGGATACTACGACCGGGCACTGGGAAATTGCAGGAATTGTCCTGCAAGATCCTTTCCCGGCCTTTACAAATGGATTTCCTCCAGAGGTCATTGAATTGTTTGAAGATAAGATAGGTACCAAAACGCTGGCAAACATACCTGCTTCCGGAACCGTGATCATTGAAGATTTTGGGGAACAACATATCAAAACCGGCTATCCCATAGTATATACTTCGGCAGACAGTGTTTTTCAGATTGCTGCCCATGAAGAAATT of Cytophagales bacterium contains these proteins:
- a CDS encoding T9SS type A sorting domain-containing protein, producing MLKHPLLLSLLAAMVSIANAQTITHGPIIGAVTENAARVYVRTSTATAIDIVLSTDSLFSGPATFSGATNAADDSSGIIDLTALQTNTKYFYKAVIAGSDSSNGSFMTFPLPGTVSNFHFAFGSCQGFNTVPPTNDPIFDQILLDKPRFFLQCGDWGYPDSTDNMPFDSSFFAADPQKIIETYRARYSGAQVKNLMSQVAIDYIYDDHDYVNDNTSRTSSSYYDSIMPFRELSFPASTRRNSIDAYYRFFPHYTLPDTAEGIYHSFRYGNVEVFMCDNRSARSPNLDALVWQDTAYFFITPPGHSILGQQQLQWLMNGLKNSTAKWKFVITGVAFNKGYRDVINAMSGDSSIQAVDLFGMGTVRSALGGIVDTWSGFPADQDTLLNYCKQNNIRNVIWLSSDSHTSAIDDGTNAGFPEIMAGNLAKPNSYVAYFMANADSLVPEVNQNFNVWNAGGQGLGNFNFNDAYGRIDVYGNDSVQLSIIDVNGDLVADLMLYDSSVVGIVSKRKLPGNSFDLYPNPATNQLEIKLNYPELLEIDAHTMIIVVDIVGRKLIEIPSMLHPKNVQTVDISKLKKSMYFLVIQTEKGNYMKSFHKR
- a CDS encoding retroviral-like aspartic protease, coding for MSNPILNIKFMTPEEKKGEANALFDSGSFYTILQKDILPKGTKLSIYKTKREFGTADKKGKIEITAIINLVIKIGNKMIETSAYVSPDLSTEFIIGAKTMQSWDITIKNKNGKTTIVVGHDMRDEEITRVI
- a CDS encoding FAD-binding oxidoreductase, whose protein sequence is MKDKDVKPYNPTWWKWGDPKKSFHLNDFPKLKQFLEEKWNKTLVDDLVLPDRTSHITNSSFTETDLKSIFPNLKPDQISLDNEDRLRYAFGKSYHDIIRILTADEVRAPDFVLFPESQDDVVHILQQAGKHQIKIITFSGGSNVTGAVDIDNKEGLTCSLNMQRMNRLVDIDTTSFTATFEAGIYGPQLEKILNEQGFTLGHFPQSFEFSTLGGWLATRSAGQESGLYGKIEDMVLGITAVTPQGTFEHADYPKHACGIDIYPLFIGSEGTLGVIVQAKMRIHHKPQKYRWVVALFKDFESGATALRTMIQSGIHPALARLSDPEETKMLSLFSQTKKNFPKPWRFRKVLNRWMKSYLLSKGFQKPCILMMRFAVKNESDFAATKIAAQIAKAHQAKLLPASVSGSWEKTRFDLPYLRDTLIEHRILIDTFETVTYWKDLLSLYHHVKNTLDKESDYFEKGGLLLCHISHIYDTGASLYFTMMAPQEKDNELNQWSGLKEIVSNAITGHGGAISHHHGIGRDHRVWYLEKLSTEERKLLQAIKQHLDPNCILNPGKLFDKENRK
- a CDS encoding diacylglycerol kinase family lipid kinase, coding for MKKVTFILHGRLRKKELLKNKINQRLSGQFELQYFQTGASGDGIHLAKLAVEGQTDYLISVGGDGMLNEVVNGYMNCTATFMLQSQGVTNPALGLLPYGTGNDFSKTIGMRKDIEQLARLIENDQIQPVDIGEVQYRSHEGETKTRYFINITDLGIGGQVVKMVNQSSKFLGPNLTYKKAIICSFFTYKHKKVSLTSDSFQWEGPILSLCMANGRYFGSGICIAPQADVSDGKIQLVIMGNLSLIDYLKNMPKIKKGEILEHPEVHYEQVHTCRIVPLEGECPVDMDGEFIGYAPIELRIHKHALKFLRE
- a CDS encoding glycosyltransferase family 2 protein, whose product is MPLQKIIVIIPAFNEAKAIQKVIKDIPENLVSEVIVVNNNSTDKTALNARNAGAIVLNELRKGYGYACLKGIEYVRQKPAGNHPDILVFLDADYSDYPREMTRLVLPILEEDYDMVIGSRMTGKREKGSMLPQAIFGNWLATKLLRWLYGVSFTDLGPFRAVKFDKLLDLDMQDKTFGWTVEMQVKAAKKKLKCCEIPVSYRKRIGVSKITGTVMGSIKAGLKILWTIFRYL